One part of the Arabidopsis thaliana chromosome 1 sequence genome encodes these proteins:
- a CDS encoding Calcium-binding EF hand family protein (Calcium-binding EF hand family protein; FUNCTIONS IN: calcium ion binding; LOCATED IN: plasma membrane; EXPRESSED IN: 24 plant structures; EXPRESSED DURING: 15 growth stages; CONTAINS InterPro DOMAIN/s: EF-HAND 2 (InterPro:IPR018249), EPS15 homology (EH) (InterPro:IPR000261), EF-hand-like domain (InterPro:IPR011992), Calcium-binding EF-hand (InterPro:IPR002048); BEST Arabidopsis thaliana protein match is: Calcium-binding EF hand family protein (TAIR:AT1G21630.1); Has 12017 Blast hits to 4944 proteins in 443 species: Archae - 20; Bacteria - 3590; Metazoa - 3650; Fungi - 1736; Plants - 412; Viruses - 16; Other Eukaryotes - 2593 (source: NCBI BLink).) — MAGQNPNMDQFEAYFKRADLDGDGRISGAEAVGFFQGSGLSKQVLAQIWSLSDRSHSGFLDRQNFYNSLRLVTVAQSKRDLTPEIVNAALNTPAAAKIPPPKINLSAIPAPRPNPAATTVGPVSGFGGPGAPNAIVNQNYFPPQQNQQMRPNQGISGLTSLRPAAGPEYRPSALSGQFQPVPVGSVTHPPQPVPTSVSGPGSSTFNLNSLYAGAGNTSGYSSGFGGGSLAAPSPGLKQESHIDPKALVVSGNGGDMFSSFQQKQEPTLSNSSISSAIVPTSAGIQPPTKPNALDSLQSTFSMLPSGNQLQQPRPAASSQPAVSSQGPSSGLPPGSAVGSGHSTPAGNNQPPWPKMKPSDVQKYTKVFMEVDSDKDGKITGEQARNLFLSWRLPREVLKHVWELSDQDNDTMLSLREFCISLYLMERYREGRPLPTALPSSIMFDETLLSISGAPSHGYANAGWGSGQGFVQQPGMGARPITPTTGMRPPVPAPGPQPGSGIPPNQPRNQAPVLDAPFANHLGNGYSASSNLPEAAADEEKVDEKQNAYMDSREKLDYYRTKMQDIVLYKSRCDNRLNEISERASADKREAETLAKKYEEKYKQVAEIGSKLTIEEARFREIEGRKMELSQAIVNMEQGGSADGLLQVRADRIQSDLEELMKALTERCKKHGLEVNSKALVDLPAGWQPGIQEGAALWDEEWDKFEDEGFGNEITFDKSKEQNSSGEKENGTVDDGSGPPDSPTHVEDNYGPFSETSDRHHESEYGTTHSEDRSPRDSPVSRNATEVPSPDYSQGKNSEFFDDSNWASAFDTNDDVDSVWGFDASKSQDGDYFGSGDDFGGNTARADSPSSRSFGAQRKSQFAFDDSVPSTPLSRFGNSPPRFSDASARDNNFDSFSRFDSFNTSEAGAGFSSQPERLSRFDSINSSKDFGGAAFSRFDSINSSRDVTGAEKFSRFDSINSSKDFGGPSLSRFDSMNSTKDFSGSHGYSFDDADPFGSTGPFKVSSDESPTKRSDNWNSF, encoded by the exons ATGGCGGGTCAGAATCCTAACATGGATCAATTCGAGGCCTACTTCAAAAGAGCAGATTTAGACGGAGATGGTCGGATCAGTGGTGCCGAAGCTGTTGGATTTTTTCAAGGATCTGGTTTGTCTAAGCAGGTTCTCGCCCAG ATATGGTCGCTTTCTGATCGGTCACACAGTGGTTTCCTTGATcggcaaaacttttataattcTCTGAGACTTGTAACAGTTGCACAGAGCAAGAGAGATCTGACACCTGAGATTGTTAATGCAGCACTGAATACTCCTGCAGCAGCCAAAATACCACCTCCCAAAATTAATCTTTCAGCTATCCCTGCACCCCGACCTAATCCTGCTGCTACAACGGTCGGTCCAGTTTCCGGGTTTGGAGGACCAGGGGCTCCAAATGCGATTGTCAATCAGAATTATTTTCCACCTCAGCAAAACCAGCAAATGAGACCAAATCAAGGAATATCTGGGCTGACTTCACTTAGACCAGCGGCTGGTCCAGAATATAGACCAAGTGCCTTATCAGGTCAATTCCAACCAGTTCCTGTTGGTAGTGTTACGCATCCTCCTCAGCCTGTTCCCACTAGTGTATCTGGTCCTGGTAGTTCAACGTTCAATCTTAATAGTTTGTATGCTGGAGCTGGAAACACCAGCGGATATTCGTCAGGCTTTGGAGGGGGCAGCTTAGCAGCACCTTCTCCTGGCTTAAAACAAGAGTCACACATTGATCCAAAGGCGCTTGTTGTATCTGGAAATGGAGGTGACATGTTTTCCTCTTTCCAGCAAAAACAAGAACCCACTCTGAGTAATTCTTCAATTAGTTCAGCCATTGTCCCTACTTCTGCTGGAATCCAACCTCCAACAAAGCCTAATGCTCTCGATTCCCTACAGAGTACTTTCTCAATGCTACCTTCAGGAAATCAGCTTCAGCAGCCAAGGCCAGCAGCAAGCTCACAGCCTGCAGTGTCCTCACAAGGTCCATCCTCCGGTTTGCCACCTGGAAGTGCAGTTGGATCTGGCCATTCTACTCCTGCTGGAAATAATCAGCCTCCGTGGCCAAAAATGAAACCATCCGATGTTCAGAAATACACAAAGGTATTTATGGAAGTTGATAGTGACAAGGATGGAAAAATCACTGGTGAGCAGGCGAGGAATCTATTTTTAAGCTGGAGGTTACCCAGGG AGGTATTGAAGCATGTGTGGGAATTATCTGATCAGGATAATGATACTATGCTTTCTCTGAGGGAGTTCTGCATTTCATTGTATTTGATGGAGCGGTATAGAGAAGGCCGTCCTCTCCCGACCGCACTTCCTAGCAGCATCATGTTTGATGAAACACTGCTATCTATCTCAGGCGCACCCAGTCATGGCTATGCAAATGCTGGATGGGGATCTGGTCAAG GTTTTGTACAGCAACCAGGGATGGGTGCGCGGCCAATCACTCCAACGACTGGTATGAGACCACCAGTTCCTGCACCAGGCCCTCAACCTGGCAGTGGTATACCACCTAATCAGCCAAGGAATCAAGCGCCAGTTTTGGATGCTCCTTTTGCTAATCACCTAGGTAATGGATATTCTGCAAGCTCAAATCTTCCAGAAGCAGCAGCTGATGAGGAAAAG GTTGATGAAAAGCAGAATGCCTATATGGACTCCAGGGAGAAACTTGATTACTACCGGACGAAAATGCAGGATATT GTCTTGTACAAAAGCAGGTGTGACAATAGATTAAATGAGATCTCCGAAAGGGCTTCTGCTGACAAGCGTGAG GCTGAAACATTGGCAAAGAAGTATGAGGAGAAGTATAAGCAAGTTGCAGAAATAGGGTCAAAATTAACTATTGAAGAGGCCAGGTTCCGTGAGATTGAG GGGCGGAAGATGGAGTTGAGTCAAGCAATTGTGAACATGGAGCAAGGTGGTAGTGCTGATGGTCTCCTTCAG GTCCGGGCTGACAGAATACAATCAGATCTTGAGGAATTGATGAAGGCTTTAACTGAACGATGCAAGAAACACGGGTTGGAGGTTAACTCGAAGGCCCTTGTAGACCTTCCAGCTG GCTGGCAACCTGGAATTCAAGAAGGTGCAGCTCTTTGGGATGAGGAATGGGATAAGTTTGAAGATGAAG GTTTTGGCAATGAGATCACTTTTGACAAATCAAAAGAGCAAAACTCGTCTGGTGAGAAGGAAAATGGTACGGTGGATGATGGTAGTGGGCCACCTGATTCGCCGACCCATGTAGAGGACAACTATGGCCCTTTTTCAGAAACCTCAGACCGCCACCATGAGAGTGAATATGGGACAACTCACAGTGAAGATAGAAGTCCTAGAGACAGTCCTGTCTCTAGGAATGCTACTGAGGTCCCATCTCCAGATTATTCTCAGGGAAAGAATTCTGAATTCTTTGATGACTCGAATTGGGCAAGTGCATTTGACACTAACGATGATGTGGATTCAGTCTGGGGATTTGATGCATCAAAAAGCCAG GATGGAGATTACTTTGGATCAGGTGACGATTTTGGTGGAAACACAGCAAGAGCAGATTCTCCAAGTTCAAGAAGCTTTGGCGCCCAGAGAAAGAGCCAATTTGCATTTGATGATTCAGTCCCCAGCACTCCACTCTCAAGATTCGGGAACTCTCCACCTCGGTTCAGCGATGCATCAGCTAGAGATAATAACTTTGATAGCTTCTCCAGGTTCGACTCCTTCAACACCAGTGAAGCAGGCGCCGGGTTTTCTTCGCAGCCCGAGAGACTGTCTCGGTTTGATTCCATCAACAGCTCCAAAGACTTTGGTGGAGCTGCCTTCTCTAGGTTCGATTCAATTAACAGTTCCAGAGACGTCACTGGAGCTGAGAAATTTTCGAGGTTTGATTCCATCAACAGTAGCAAAGACTTTGGTGGTCCCTCGCTATCAAGATTCGACTCTATGAATAGTACAAAGGATTTCAGTGGTAGCCATGGATACTCGTTTGATGATGCAGACCCGTTTGGTTCCACAGGTCCCTTTAAAGTCTCTTCGGATGAAAGCCCTACGAAAAGGTCAGATAACTGGAACTCCTTCTAG
- a CDS encoding coiled-coil protein (unknown protein; Has 59 Blast hits to 59 proteins in 24 species: Archae - 0; Bacteria - 0; Metazoa - 26; Fungi - 4; Plants - 29; Viruses - 0; Other Eukaryotes - 0 (source: NCBI BLink).), with translation MAEIYEEGDESVDVNKESEVKTELGKGGGDENVLQFLDSLDGYLTLMDSVNSKLREGWFDLASARHSMGTLRINSTLLDLKYHPASSTLQVTDQDVESLGSVPHFALSKWASKGGSRKGKDFSTDTDSEIGSPLSPQLRHRGVSEEKPSAKDETVLAADEEIKKERAKSLSVFGGLVSPKLRGAQQSFETALETLVEIANMRASMISAFERITEK, from the exons ATGGCGGAGATTTACGAGGAAGGAGATGAATCAGTGGATGTGAATAAAGAATCAGAAGTGAAAACTGAGCTGGGAAAAGGGGGAGGAGATGAGAATGTTTTGCAGTTTCTAGATTCGTTGGATGGATATTTAACGCTTATGGATTCTGTGAATTCTAAGCTTCGAGAG GGATGGTTTGATCTAGCTAGTGCTCGACATTCTATGGGAACTTTACGCATCAACAGCACTCTCTTAGATCTTAAGTATCATCCCGCTTCTTCAACATTGCAAGTGACTGACCAAGATG TTGAATCTTTGGGATCAGTACCTCATTTTGCTTTGTCCAAGTGGGCTTCCAAGGGCGGTAGCAGGAAAGGCAAAGACTTCTCTACTGATACAGATTCGGAGATAGGCTCACCTCTCAGCCCACAGCTACGACATCGAGGAGTTTCTG AAGAGAAACCATCAGCCAAGGATGAAACCGTTTTAGCAGCTGATGAAGAG ATAAAGAAAGAACGGGCAAAATCTCTGTCAGTATTTGGAGGTCTAGTCTCTCCTAAGCTGCGTGGCGCTCAACAATCATTTGAAACAG CTCTTGAAACTCTGGTGGAAATAGCCAACATGCGTGCATCGATGATATCTGCCTTTGAGCGGATCACAGAGAAGTGA
- a CDS encoding coiled-coil protein, translating into MAEIYEEGDESVDVNKESEVKTELGKGGGDENVLQFLDSLDGYLTLMDSVNSKLREGWFDLASARHSMGTLRINSTLLDLKYHPASSTLQVTDQDVESLGSVPHFALSKWASKGGSRKGKDFSTDTDSEIGSPLSPQLRHRGVSGKKRLICWLFSALCLSVFHHLLLYVIR; encoded by the exons ATGGCGGAGATTTACGAGGAAGGAGATGAATCAGTGGATGTGAATAAAGAATCAGAAGTGAAAACTGAGCTGGGAAAAGGGGGAGGAGATGAGAATGTTTTGCAGTTTCTAGATTCGTTGGATGGATATTTAACGCTTATGGATTCTGTGAATTCTAAGCTTCGAGAG GGATGGTTTGATCTAGCTAGTGCTCGACATTCTATGGGAACTTTACGCATCAACAGCACTCTCTTAGATCTTAAGTATCATCCCGCTTCTTCAACATTGCAAGTGACTGACCAAGATG TTGAATCTTTGGGATCAGTACCTCATTTTGCTTTGTCCAAGTGGGCTTCCAAGGGCGGTAGCAGGAAAGGCAAAGACTTCTCTACTGATACAGATTCGGAGATAGGCTCACCTCTCAGCCCACAGCTACGACATCGAGGAGTTTCTGGTAAAAAAAGACTCATCTGTTGGTTATTCTCTGCCCTTTGTTTGTCGGTGTTTCATCATCTCTTGCTTTATGTAATTCGATAG